One genomic region from Candidatus Caldarchaeum subterraneum encodes:
- a CDS encoding hydrogenase nickel incorporation protein HypA, whose product MDGDDALCHMHEYVVAVGVVDSLQNFSRSSGRRVKSFRVFVGELSMLNLEVLREALEKLIRQSEVADAVFSVEVERARVICGSCGYVMSFGEVVEDLDDQEKEVIHFLPELIASYGACRICGSKDLRIESGRGVSVRDVVYV is encoded by the coding sequence ATGGATGGGGATGATGCACTTTGCCATATGCATGAGTATGTTGTGGCGGTTGGAGTTGTTGATTCTTTGCAGAATTTTTCTAGGAGTTCTGGGAGGCGTGTGAAGAGTTTTAGAGTTTTCGTCGGGGAGCTAAGCATGTTGAACCTTGAAGTGCTGAGGGAGGCTTTGGAGAAGCTTATTAGGCAAAGCGAGGTCGCGGATGCGGTTTTCTCGGTTGAGGTTGAGCGGGCCCGTGTGATATGTGGGTCATGTGGCTATGTGATGTCTTTTGGCGAAGTTGTTGAAGACCTTGATGACCAGGAGAAGGAGGTGATACATTTTCTTCCCGAGCTGATTGCATCTTATGGGGCATGTAGGATATGCGGCAGCAAGGACTTGCGGATAGAGTCGGGTAGGGGGGTGAGTGTCCGTGATGTCGTCTATGTCTAG
- a CDS encoding ATP-binding protein involved in chromosome partitioning, producing MSRDGCIDYRDALIMKRLSEISRVLLVTGGKGGVGKSTVASTAALILSQSSNRTGLLDLDLNGPSACLLLGVDESPVETEEGLIPPSVGGLKVMSVDLFARGRPLPLTGGAKEEVVKEMMALTSFGRLDYLVVDTPPGTDDELLTITRLTKQVGGALVVTTSSPLSISVARRVIEILGSMNYRIVGLVENMSTGAGDSPSRHLAAETEVEFLGAIPFDAEIMTGGGKTGPEKLLSTAFARSLREKLRKAGLKVF from the coding sequence ATGTCTAGAGACGGCTGTATAGATTACCGAGATGCCTTGATCATGAAACGTTTGAGCGAGATTTCGCGTGTTTTGCTGGTCACCGGCGGGAAGGGTGGCGTTGGAAAAAGCACTGTTGCTTCGACGGCGGCTCTCATACTCTCCCAATCCAGTAACAGGACAGGGCTTCTCGACCTTGACTTGAACGGGCCATCGGCATGTCTTCTACTCGGTGTAGACGAGTCTCCGGTGGAGACGGAGGAGGGCTTGATTCCTCCGTCTGTCGGAGGGTTGAAGGTTATGTCGGTTGATTTGTTCGCGAGGGGGAGGCCTCTGCCTTTGACCGGTGGGGCGAAGGAAGAGGTTGTGAAGGAGATGATGGCTCTCACCAGCTTTGGCAGGCTTGACTACCTTGTGGTGGACACGCCGCCTGGGACGGATGACGAGCTGTTAACCATCACACGGCTGACGAAGCAGGTAGGCGGCGCCCTCGTAGTCACCACTTCTTCTCCTCTCTCAATCAGCGTGGCCAGACGCGTCATCGAGATTCTCGGCTCGATGAACTACCGAATAGTCGGGTTGGTGGAGAACATGTCTACTGGAGCGGGTGACAGCCCATCGAGGCATCTGGCCGCTGAAACGGAAGTGGAGTTTTTGGGCGCCATCCCCTTTGACGCCGAAATCATGACAGGCGGAGGAAAAACAGGTCCAGAGAAATTGTTGTCCACCGCTTTCGCGCGGTCTCTTAGAGAGAAGCTTAGGAAAGCTGGGTTGAAGGTTTTCTAA
- a CDS encoding 4Fe-4S ferredoxin, iron-sulfur binding protein has protein sequence MSFGNADYYVIGPRELDDLLKVLHGMGFRVFGPRDRDGAIVYDEVDSVSQFPVGLRDRQGPGYYRLERRGDGAFFGYVVGPQSWKKFLYPARVRLLTVTRKGEVKLHNTDGSKMAFIGVRGCELAAISILDKVLLGGPYVDPVYAARRKNLFIVAVNCTEPGENCFCSSMGTGPEASSGFDIALTEVLDDGVHYFVARPGSKNAQRFLEQVGARKATEEEVAKAASLMERSRMLFKKRFEAKGCREALYNNLESPVYAEVAERCLACGNCTLVCPTCFCTSTDEVTDLSGEKAERWRRWDSCFNADFSYIHGGPIRASRLSRYRQWITHKLSTWVDQFGMLGCVGCGRCITWCPVGIDITEEAAKIMQRAVEAGT, from the coding sequence ATGAGTTTTGGGAACGCAGATTATTATGTGATTGGACCCCGTGAACTCGATGATTTGTTAAAGGTTCTCCACGGTATGGGGTTTAGGGTTTTTGGACCGAGGGATCGTGATGGTGCCATAGTCTATGACGAGGTTGACTCGGTTTCCCAGTTTCCCGTGGGATTGAGGGATAGACAGGGCCCGGGCTATTATAGGCTGGAGAGGAGAGGCGATGGGGCGTTTTTCGGCTATGTTGTGGGGCCGCAGTCGTGGAAGAAGTTTCTCTACCCTGCTCGGGTTAGGCTGCTGACTGTTACCCGTAAAGGAGAGGTGAAGCTTCACAACACTGACGGCTCGAAGATGGCTTTCATAGGTGTCCGCGGCTGCGAGTTGGCTGCCATAAGTATTCTCGACAAGGTGCTGCTCGGCGGCCCCTATGTGGACCCTGTTTACGCCGCGAGGAGAAAAAACCTCTTCATCGTCGCGGTCAACTGCACTGAGCCGGGTGAGAACTGTTTCTGCTCTTCGATGGGGACAGGGCCGGAGGCTTCCTCCGGGTTTGACATAGCCCTTACAGAGGTTCTGGATGATGGTGTCCACTATTTTGTGGCTAGGCCCGGTTCAAAGAATGCGCAGAGATTTCTCGAGCAGGTTGGCGCTCGTAAGGCGACTGAGGAGGAGGTGGCGAAAGCCGCGTCGCTCATGGAGAGAAGCCGCATGCTTTTCAAGAAAAGGTTCGAGGCAAAAGGGTGCCGCGAAGCTCTCTACAACAATTTAGAGAGCCCTGTCTACGCCGAGGTTGCGGAAAGGTGTCTCGCCTGCGGCAACTGCACACTCGTGTGCCCAACATGCTTCTGCACATCAACGGATGAGGTGACCGACCTCTCGGGGGAGAAGGCAGAGCGATGGAGAAGATGGGACTCATGCTTCAACGCTGATTTTAGCTATATCCATGGGGGGCCGATTAGGGCGAGCAGGTTAAGCCGATACAGGCAGTGGATTACGCATAAGCTTTCGACATGGGTTGACCAGTTCGGGATGCTCGGTTGCGTGGGATGCGGCAGATGCATCACATGGTGCCCCGTCGGCATAGACATCACCGAGGAAGCGGCCAAAATCATGCAGAGAGCTGTGGAGGCTGGTACATGA
- a CDS encoding transcriptional regulator, Crp/Fnr family: MMSGHHVELLTLLKDHPFTKNMSEEKVMQLASISTLVRFSAGQKIFEEGEVHKRLYLIVYGLVALYFQIPTRGEFRFETIGSGEVLGWSSLMEPFKKTSGAVAVENTLAIAVDSEKLLRMMRDDPVFGSEVYRRIVMVVADRLRAARMRLLDIYGKAEEFKT, translated from the coding sequence ATGATGAGCGGCCACCATGTTGAACTTTTGACACTCTTAAAAGACCACCCATTCACCAAGAACATGTCCGAGGAAAAGGTCATGCAGCTCGCTTCAATCTCCACGCTCGTCAGGTTTTCCGCAGGTCAAAAAATTTTCGAAGAAGGCGAGGTGCATAAACGGCTCTATCTCATCGTCTACGGGCTGGTCGCCCTCTATTTCCAAATCCCTACGAGAGGCGAGTTCAGGTTTGAGACAATAGGCAGCGGAGAGGTCCTCGGATGGTCATCACTCATGGAACCCTTCAAGAAAACATCGGGCGCCGTGGCTGTGGAAAACACGTTGGCAATCGCCGTCGATAGTGAGAAACTTCTACGGATGATGAGGGACGACCCTGTTTTCGGCTCCGAGGTTTACCGGAGAATAGTGATGGTTGTCGCCGATAGGCTGAGGGCGGCGAGGATGCGTCTATTAGACATCTATGGCAAGGCGGAGGAGTTTAAGACATGA
- a CDS encoding oxidoreductase FAD/NAD(P)-binding subunit, giving the protein MIAEQKIQPEEGLDTFAIKWCRVVSRRRETPDTYTLKIKPLNGSVNYSPGQFSMLYRYGVGEAPISFSGDSDNGEQVEHTLRAVGGVTRALASAQPGDTVGMRGPFGNGWPLKEAEGHDVVVVAGGIGLAPLRPLIRHFLRSREKIGKLYILYGARSPGELVYKRELQAWKKRLGARLLITVDKGDEKWRGHIGVVTTLFKYVTLDPENTYAYICGPEIMMRFTIAELKKQGLGDDRIFISMERNMKCGVGLCGHCQFGPYFVCKDGPVFSYSEVSHLFGRREI; this is encoded by the coding sequence ATGATAGCCGAGCAGAAGATTCAGCCAGAGGAAGGGCTTGACACTTTCGCAATCAAATGGTGCCGTGTAGTGTCGAGAAGAAGAGAGACGCCTGACACCTACACGCTCAAAATTAAGCCGCTCAACGGCTCTGTAAACTATAGCCCGGGCCAGTTCAGCATGCTTTACCGCTACGGCGTGGGTGAAGCCCCTATCTCATTCAGTGGAGACTCGGACAACGGTGAACAGGTTGAACACACCTTGAGGGCGGTCGGAGGAGTCACACGTGCATTAGCGTCCGCTCAGCCTGGAGACACTGTGGGCATGAGAGGTCCCTTCGGAAACGGCTGGCCTCTGAAAGAGGCTGAAGGCCACGATGTGGTAGTTGTCGCCGGAGGCATCGGGCTTGCACCACTCCGACCCCTAATCAGACACTTTCTCAGAAGCCGTGAAAAAATTGGGAAGCTCTACATCCTCTACGGCGCCCGCAGTCCCGGCGAATTGGTCTACAAAAGAGAGCTCCAAGCATGGAAGAAGCGGCTTGGCGCACGGCTGCTTATCACGGTTGACAAGGGTGATGAAAAATGGAGAGGACACATCGGCGTCGTCACGACACTTTTCAAATATGTTACACTCGACCCTGAAAACACCTACGCATACATCTGCGGCCCCGAGATAATGATGAGGTTCACGATAGCTGAGTTGAAAAAACAGGGACTAGGCGACGACAGGATATTCATCTCCATGGAGCGTAACATGAAATGTGGTGTAGGCTTGTGCGGGCACTGCCAGTTCGGCCCATACTTCGTCTGCAAAGACGGCCCCGTCTTCAGCTACTCGGAGGTGTCGCATCTCTTCGGGAGGAGAGAGATATGA
- a CDS encoding NADH ubiquinone oxidoreductase 20 kDa subunit has product MKRKPKIAVYKFASCDGCQLSVLDLEDELLAIGEKFEIAYFLEASRAVVKGPYDIALVEGSITTPHDAALIKEVRKNSRILITIGACATAGGIQALRNWRGSAEFMKYVYARPEYIETLDKSTPVADHVPVDFELRGCPINKYQLLEVMSAFLAGRAPNIPSHSVCVECKLRGTVCVMVAQGIPCLGPVTQAGCGAICPSYNRGCYGCFGPKETPNTKQLVEKFVELGKSREEAVMLLRLFNAWAPGFREVET; this is encoded by the coding sequence ATGAAGCGGAAACCCAAGATAGCTGTCTACAAGTTTGCGTCATGCGACGGCTGCCAGCTGAGCGTCCTCGACCTAGAGGATGAGCTACTGGCGATTGGGGAAAAATTCGAGATAGCGTATTTTCTCGAGGCCAGCCGTGCCGTGGTGAAAGGGCCCTACGACATCGCGCTCGTTGAGGGAAGTATAACCACTCCTCATGACGCGGCTCTGATAAAAGAGGTTAGAAAAAACTCCAGAATCTTGATAACAATTGGGGCGTGTGCCACGGCTGGCGGAATACAGGCGCTTAGAAACTGGCGCGGCTCAGCAGAGTTCATGAAATATGTCTACGCAAGGCCAGAGTATATCGAGACCCTCGACAAGTCAACACCTGTCGCCGACCATGTTCCAGTAGATTTTGAGCTGCGCGGCTGCCCGATAAACAAGTATCAGCTGCTGGAGGTTATGTCGGCTTTTCTCGCGGGCCGTGCGCCGAACATTCCGAGTCACAGCGTCTGTGTTGAATGCAAGCTGCGGGGGACGGTTTGTGTGATGGTTGCACAAGGGATACCTTGTCTCGGGCCCGTCACCCAAGCGGGCTGCGGAGCAATCTGCCCATCCTACAACAGAGGCTGTTACGGCTGCTTCGGGCCGAAAGAAACGCCGAACACCAAGCAGCTCGTTGAAAAGTTTGTGGAGCTTGGTAAAAGCAGGGAGGAGGCGGTCATGCTTCTCAGGCTGTTCAACGCGTGGGCTCCCGGGTTCAGGGAGGTGGAGACATGA
- a CDS encoding nickel-dependent hydrogenase large subunit translates to MSKEYRVDYLARVEGEGALYVKVRGDEVVDVKFKIFEPPRLFEAFLIGRMYYDAPDITARICGICPVAYQMSSIHAMENLFGVVVEPAVRELRRLLYCGEWIESHMLHAFLLHAPDFLGYDDALKMAKRHPDVVKKALKAKKIGNDVVARLGGREIHPVSACVGGFYRVPSKRELAELRPSLIEGLKITEELLEWVAGLEFPEFEQDYEFVALRHPDEYPMNEGRIMSNKGLDITVDQYENHFAEEQVPHSNALHSYIIGRGAYMVGPLSRINLNIDKLHDLTKTALERIGFKPPCRNPFKSIIARVAETLYAFEEALRIVDTYSEPRVARVELSVRAGRGCGCTEAPRGILYHRYDVDEHGRILSAKIVPPTAQNQKSIEEDLRKLAPKIIKLPRSQAVWRFEQAIRNYDPCISCATHFLRLEVEQE, encoded by the coding sequence ATGAGCAAAGAGTATAGGGTTGATTATCTTGCGAGGGTTGAGGGAGAGGGAGCGCTGTATGTCAAGGTGAGAGGAGACGAGGTGGTTGACGTTAAGTTCAAGATATTTGAGCCGCCGAGGCTTTTCGAAGCCTTTCTAATAGGAAGAATGTACTATGATGCGCCTGACATAACCGCTCGGATATGCGGCATCTGCCCAGTCGCCTATCAGATGAGCTCCATCCACGCTATGGAAAACCTCTTCGGCGTCGTCGTCGAGCCAGCTGTCAGAGAGTTGAGGCGGCTTCTTTACTGCGGTGAATGGATTGAGAGCCACATGCTTCACGCTTTTCTGCTCCATGCACCCGACTTTCTCGGCTACGACGACGCGTTGAAAATGGCTAAGCGGCATCCCGACGTTGTGAAGAAGGCTCTCAAAGCTAAGAAAATCGGTAACGATGTGGTGGCGCGTCTGGGCGGTAGAGAAATTCACCCGGTTTCGGCCTGTGTGGGAGGGTTTTACCGCGTGCCGTCTAAGAGGGAGCTCGCCGAGCTACGGCCCAGCCTCATAGAGGGGTTGAAGATTACGGAGGAGCTTCTCGAATGGGTTGCTGGCTTAGAGTTTCCCGAGTTCGAACAGGACTACGAGTTCGTGGCTCTCAGGCATCCAGACGAGTATCCGATGAACGAGGGCAGAATCATGTCAAACAAAGGCCTAGACATCACTGTGGACCAGTACGAGAATCACTTCGCCGAGGAGCAAGTCCCACACTCAAACGCTCTACACTCATACATCATCGGAAGAGGAGCCTACATGGTCGGGCCACTATCACGCATAAACCTAAACATCGACAAGCTACACGACCTCACAAAAACTGCATTAGAGCGGATAGGATTCAAGCCACCTTGTCGCAACCCGTTCAAAAGCATAATCGCCCGTGTAGCGGAAACTCTCTACGCCTTTGAAGAGGCGCTGCGGATTGTTGATACGTATTCGGAGCCGAGGGTGGCGAGGGTTGAGCTGTCTGTGAGAGCGGGTCGAGGATGTGGATGCACCGAGGCTCCTCGCGGAATACTTTATCACAGATATGATGTGGATGAGCATGGCCGCATACTGTCGGCTAAGATTGTTCCCCCCACGGCCCAGAACCAGAAAAGCATAGAAGAAGACCTTAGAAAGCTGGCGCCTAAAATCATCAAGCTTCCACGCAGCCAAGCGGTTTGGCGGTTTGAGCAGGCGATTAGAAACTATGACCCATGCATCTCATGTGCAACTCATTTCCTCAGGCTTGAGGTTGAGCAAGAATAG